CGGGGCGGGGAAGCGACCGAACGATGGAGGAGCGCACGGACGCCGCCTCGCCCGCCGACGAGGCGCTGATGGCGAAGGTCGGTCGCGGCGATGCGGATGCCTTCGCCGTGCTGAGCGCGCGCCATCTCGCGCGGACACTGGCCTTGGCGCAGCGCATGCTGGGCACGCGGGGCGACGCCGAGGATGTCGCGCAGGACGTCTTCCTGCGTGTCTGGACCCACGCGCCGCGCTGGCGGCAGGACGGCGCCCGCTTCACCACCTGGCTCTACCGCGTGACCGTCAATCTCTGCCTGGACCGCAAGCGGCGGCCGGTGCCGGCGCATCTCGACGAGGCGCCCGAGCCGGCCGACCATCGCGTCGACACGGAAGCCGACATGGAGCGCCGCCAGACGGCCGATCTCGTGGCGGACGCGCTGGCGCACCTGCCGGAGCGTCAGCGTGCGGCGCTGGCGCTCTGCTACGATGCCGGCCTCGGCAATGTCGAGGCCGCGGCCGTGCTGGACATCAGCATCGGCGCGTTGGAATCGCTTCTGGTCCGAGGCCGGCGCGCCTTGCGCGAACGCCTGTCCGACTTGGCGAAGGCACTATGAGGAGACTGGCGCCGTGACCCTGGACGATTTTCTCGACCGGCTCGATCGCCTGGGGCCCGAGCTCGCGGCATGGCCGATCGCCGAGCGGGTGGCTGCGAACGAGCTTCTCCAGCGCGATCCCGAGGCGCGGCGGCAGAAGCGCCATGCCGAGCGCGTGGAGCGTACGCTGCACGGGTCCGGCCCGGCGCAGCCGGATGCGGACTTGCGCCGTCGCATCGAGGCGATCGCCCGGAACGTGCCGCAGGAGCCGGCGTCCGCGACGGTCGTGCCCTTGCCGGCGCGCGCGCCCCGGCATCGCGCCTGGGCCATGGCGACGGCCGCCTCGCTCGCCGCCTCGGTCCTGCTGGGCTTCGTGGTCGGGCTGAGCGAGCCCGCCGTCGAGGTGATGGCCGACGACGACCCGATGTTCAGCACGCTCCTGCTCGGTCCCGACGACAGCGACGAGGCCTTGCCATGGCTCTGAGCCGCAAGATCCTGATCGGCCTCGCCGCCGTCCTCCTTCTGTCGCTGGCGGCCAACCTGTTCACCGGCGGCTGGTGGCTCGGCCGCAGCTGGCATCACGGGCCGCCGGGCCATGGCGGCGGCGGGCCCGGCTATCACCGCTTCATCGGACGCGCGCCGGACGCCGCCCGGCCCGTGCTGCGCCAGGCGTTCCGTGAGCGGGAGGAGGCGCTGCGACGAGCGTTCGGCGCCGTGCGCGATGCCAGACGCGACGTGCGGCAGGCTTTGGACGCGGACCCCTTCAGGCGCGAGCGCCTGGACGCCGCGCTTGCCGAGCTGCGCGCCCGCAGCACCGACGTCCAGGTCCTGATGCACGGGGCGATCGCGGAAGCGGCCGGCTCCCTTCCATCGGAGCAGCGCCGCGGCCTTGCCCGGGACATGGTACGCATGCCGTGAGCCTCACTGGACCTGGACGCCGCCGCGCGCCATCTCCAATGGCGCCATGCCGTTGCCGATCGTGCACCACCCCGCCTATGTCGCGCCGATCCCGACCGACCATCGCTTCCCGATGGGCAAGTTCGGCCGGCTGATCGAGCATCTGCGCACGCTCGGCCTCGCGCGCCCCGGCACCGAGTTCCGGCCGATCCCGGCGCCGCTTCGCTGGGTCGAGATGGCGCACGACGAAGCCTACGTCACCGGCATCGCCGAGCAGACCTTGGACGCCCAGGCGATCCGCCGCCTCGGCCTGCCGATGTCGCCGGGCGTCGCGGCGCGCAGCTTCGCCGCGGTCGGCGGGACGATCCTGGCCGCCCGGCTGGCGCTCGAATACGGCCTCGCCTGCAACACGGCGGGCGGCAGCCATCATGCCCATGCCGGCTTCGGCTCGGGCTTTTGCGTGTTCAACGACGTCGCCGTCGCCGCCTGCGTGCTGCGGGCGGAAGGGTCGATCGGACGGGTCCTGGTCGTCGACCTCGACGTGCACCAGGGCGACGGCACGGCGGCGATCTTCCGCTCGGATCCCGGCGTGTTCACCTTCTCCATGCACGCGCTCGGCAATTTCCCGGTCCGCAAGGAGACCGGCGATCTCGACGTCGGCCTGCCCGACCTCCTGGAGGACGGGGCCTATCTGCGCGAGCTCGCCTTCTATCTTCCCGGCCTGATCGAGACGGTCCGGCCGGACATCGTGTTCTACAACGCGGGCGTCGATCCCCACGCCGACGACCGGCTCGGACGGCTCGCCCTGACCGCGGCCGGGCTGGAACGGCGCGATCGCTACGTGATCGAGACCGTGCTGGCCAGGGGCATCCCGCTGGTCGGCGTCATCGGCGGCGGCTACAGCCGCGACATCGACGCGGTCGCGCGCCGTCACGCCATCCTGCACCGCACGGCGGCCTCCGTGTTCGAGGAAAGGCTCTGACCCTCCTAGAAAGGCCCGTGCGCGAGCAGGACCACGGAGAGCCAGAGCAAGAGGACGAGCGCCAGCAGGAGGCCGCCACCTGCGATCCGCGTCCATGTGCCGAAAGGAGCGGAGGTCTCGACCGCCTCCGAAGCGGAGAACGGGACGCCTTGCGAACGCTCAGCCATCGCGGAACGCCTCCTCGCGGACCTTGAAGATCCGATCGGTCAGGTAGGAGAGGACGGTGCGTTCGCCGGCATTCAGCTCGACGTCGACCATCATGCCCGGCACGACCGGCTGCGCGCTCGGATCGCCCCCGAGATAGCCCTTCGCGGTCATGACGCGGATGCCGTAGGTCGGCGTCTCGCCTTCGTTCTGCACCGTCGCGTCCGGATCCACGCGCACGACCTCGCCCTCAAGCGCGCCGTGGCGCGCGAAGTCGTAGGCACGCACCTTGACCACCGCGCGCTGGCCGACGCGCACGTCGCCGATGTCCTGGTTCGCGATCCGCGCATCGACGACCAGGCCCTCGCCCAGCGGCACGAGGCGCATCAGCGGCGCGTTCGCGGCGACGGACTGGCCGGGTGCCGCGACCTGGATGCCTTGCACGATGCCGTCGACCGGCGCCTTGAGCTCGAGGTCGGCGATCAGGGTCCGATGCTGCCGCAAGGCGGCTTCGAGGCGATCGCGCTCGGCGCGGGCGGCGCCCCGTTCGGCGAGAAGGCGGCTCCGGCTGTCGGAATCGAAGCTCGCCTGGCGTGCCCGCGCCTCGTCCAGGGCGGCGCGGGCGGCCTTGCCGGCTTCGCCGGCCTTGCTGAGCTCGCCGCGCGCCTCGCTCATCTGGCGTTGGATGTCGACCTGCTTGAGGCGCGGATACAGCCCCTTGGCGACCAGCTCGGCGACGGCGTCGACCTGCTGGCGCAGCAGCCCGACCTCGTTGCGCAACGTCGTCTCCTCGGCGCTCAAGGTCGCGATCTGGCCTTCGGCCTTCTGCACCGCGCTCGCCAAGGCGGCACGCAGATCGGCGCGCGCGGCCCGCCTCGACTGCAAGAGCCCGGTCTCGGCCGCGACGAGGTCTGGCCGGGCGGCGCGCAACTCGGCCGGAAAGCCCGGCACCGTGGTGTCGCCGTCGGCCTCCGCGTCGAGCCTGGCCGCCTCGGCTGCGCGGACCTCGTATTGGCCGCGCACCTCGGCCATGGCACCGTCCATCTGCCGGGCGGCGAAGGTCAGCAGGACCTGGCCGGCGCGCACGGTCTCGCCTTCGTCGACGGCGATCGCGGCCACGACGCCCCCGCGCGGATGGTTGACGATCTTAACCCGGCCGGCCGGCGTCACCCGGCCGGTGCCTCGGACGACCTGCTCGACCTCGGCCATCGCGCTCCAGGTGAAGGTGGCGACCGTCAGTCCGGTCACGACCATGATCGTCAGGGCGGCGATGGGAGAATGCCGTCCCGCGATCAGGCCGTCGGCTTCGGGCAGGAAGGAATCGCGCCGGGCGCGTCGCAGCATCGTCGTCTCCAGGGAAAGGATCAGGCGGACGGGACCGACGCGGCCACGGGGCGGGCACGCGCGAAGGCGACGACCTCGCCGGGACTGCCCTCCCGAACGAGCTGACCCTGCTTCAGCATCACGACGCGGTCGGCCATGGCCGCGGCGGGCAGCCGATGGGTGACGAGGACAATGGTCCGCCCGCGCGCGGCGCGCTTCAGGTTCCCCAGGACGAAGGCCTCGCTCGCCGAATCCAGCGCGCTGGTCGCCTCGTCCAGGACCAGGATGCGCGGGTTGCGCACGAGCGCCCGCGCGATGCAGAGCAGCTGGCGCTGGCCGGCCGACAGCCCGGCGCCGCGCTCGCCCAGGCGGGTCGCGTAGCCGTCGGGCAGGCGCGTGATGGCGTCGTCGAGGCCGACGAACCGGGCGGCCGCGACGACGCGCTCGAGCGAGCGGTCCGGCGCGCCCAGGGCGATGTTCTCCGCGATCGTCCCGGCGAAGAGCTGGATGTCCTGCGGCACCATGCCGATCTGGCGGCGTACCAGCGCCGGCGGCAGCTGGCGCACGTCCATCCCGTCCAGGAGGATGCGCCCCTCGGTCGGCTGGTCGAGGCCGAGGATCAGACGGGCGAGCGTGCTCTTGCCCGAGCCCGGCGGGCCGATCACGGCCAGGAGCGTGCCGGGCGGCACGTCGAGCTCGACGCCGTCCAGCGCGTGCTGCAGCTCGGGTCCGTAGCGATAGCCGACTTTCTCGAAGCGGATGCGGCCCTGCAGCCTGGTGCCGGGCAGGGCGATCCGGCCGGAGCCCTCGGCGGGCTGCCGGACGAGGTCGTCCAGACGGTTCATCGCCTCGCGCACCGCCTGGATCTGCTGCCAGGCGCCGACGACCTGCCGCATCGGCTGCAGCGCGCGCGCCGAGAGGATGTTCGCCGCGACCAGCGCGCCGATCGTCAGGTCGCCCGAAATGATCGCACGCGCGCCGACATAGACGATGAGAAGAGCGGTGACCGCCTGCAGCGCCTGGCTCGACGACGTGACCAGGCTGGAGAGGTTGCCGGCCCGGAAGCTGCTCCACGCGGCGTCGGCGAGGCGGCGCTCGAAGCGGCGCTCCATCTCGGGCTCGAGGCCGAGCGCCTTGACCGTCGCGGCGTGGCTCATGACCTCGTTCAGCGCGGACGACTTGGCCGCCATGGCCTGGAAGCTGGATTCGACCAGCCCCTGCTGGCGCTTGTGGACGGCAAGCGAGAGAAGGATGAACAGCGGCATGGCGCCGAGCGTCACCCAGCCGAGCGTCGGCGCGACGACGAAGAGGACGGCCAGGAACAGGCCGACGAAGCCGAGGTCGACCAGGAGCAGCGGCATCTGGCTCGTGAAGAACTGCCGCAGGGCGTCGAGCTGGCGCAGACGTTCCAGGACCTGGCCCGTAGGCATCAGCTCGAAGGCGCGGAACGGCAGGTGCAGGAGATGGTGGACGACCTCGCCGCCGACCGCCGCGTCGAGCCGTCCGCCGGCATAGGCGGCGATGTAGCCGCGCGCGCCCCGCAAGAGCCACTCGAACAGGAACAAGGTGACCATGCCGATGGCGAGGACGTCGAGCGTGCCGAGCGCGCCGTGGTTGATAACCTTGTTGTAAACGGTCATCAGGAAGATCGGCATGATCAGGGCGAGCAGGTTGAGCACGACCGAGGCGACCCCGATCTCGACCAGGACGGGCCGCAGGCGGGGGCGAACGACATCGTGCCAGACGCTGCGCACCGCGCGGGGCACGCCCGGACGCAGCTGGATCAGCCGGGGCGCCCGGGCGAGGACCTCCTCGATCTCGACGGCATCCGCCTTGCCGGTCAGCGGATCGACCTGGACCAGGCTCTCGCCGACCCGGCCGCGAATCAGCCAGCCGGCGCCCGGCTCGCGCCCGACCAGGAGGAACGGCGTCTCCAGCCGCTGCAACCGGCGGCGCGTCGTCGGCAGCGCCCGGGCGACGAAGCCCAGGCGCTCGGCGACCAGCAGGAGCCGGCGCACGTCCAGCACCTCGTCATCGACCGGCGCCGCCGCCCGGATCTCGGCCTCGCTCAGCGGACGGTCGACGTGACGGCAATAGCGGCGGAAGCTGTGCAGCAGCCCGTCCGGCACCGGCGCGCCGGCGGCCGTTGCATCGGTCGATGCCGTCGGATCAGCCATGTCGAAGCTCCACGGGATGCGCGAGCAAATCGCGTTCCGGTTGTG
Above is a genomic segment from Geminicoccaceae bacterium SCSIO 64248 containing:
- a CDS encoding RNA polymerase sigma factor; this translates as MSFAPGRGSDRTMEERTDAASPADEALMAKVGRGDADAFAVLSARHLARTLALAQRMLGTRGDAEDVAQDVFLRVWTHAPRWRQDGARFTTWLYRVTVNLCLDRKRRPVPAHLDEAPEPADHRVDTEADMERRQTADLVADALAHLPERQRAALALCYDAGLGNVEAAAVLDISIGALESLLVRGRRALRERLSDLAKAL
- a CDS encoding periplasmic heavy metal sensor codes for the protein MALSRKILIGLAAVLLLSLAANLFTGGWWLGRSWHHGPPGHGGGGPGYHRFIGRAPDAARPVLRQAFREREEALRRAFGAVRDARRDVRQALDADPFRRERLDAALAELRARSTDVQVLMHGAIAEAAGSLPSEQRRGLARDMVRMP
- a CDS encoding histone deacetylase — protein: MPLPIVHHPAYVAPIPTDHRFPMGKFGRLIEHLRTLGLARPGTEFRPIPAPLRWVEMAHDEAYVTGIAEQTLDAQAIRRLGLPMSPGVAARSFAAVGGTILAARLALEYGLACNTAGGSHHAHAGFGSGFCVFNDVAVAACVLRAEGSIGRVLVVDLDVHQGDGTAAIFRSDPGVFTFSMHALGNFPVRKETGDLDVGLPDLLEDGAYLRELAFYLPGLIETVRPDIVFYNAGVDPHADDRLGRLALTAAGLERRDRYVIETVLARGIPLVGVIGGGYSRDIDAVARRHAILHRTAASVFEERL
- a CDS encoding HlyD family type I secretion periplasmic adaptor subunit; translated protein: MLRRARRDSFLPEADGLIAGRHSPIAALTIMVVTGLTVATFTWSAMAEVEQVVRGTGRVTPAGRVKIVNHPRGGVVAAIAVDEGETVRAGQVLLTFAARQMDGAMAEVRGQYEVRAAEAARLDAEADGDTTVPGFPAELRAARPDLVAAETGLLQSRRAARADLRAALASAVQKAEGQIATLSAEETTLRNEVGLLRQQVDAVAELVAKGLYPRLKQVDIQRQMSEARGELSKAGEAGKAARAALDEARARQASFDSDSRSRLLAERGAARAERDRLEAALRQHRTLIADLELKAPVDGIVQGIQVAAPGQSVAANAPLMRLVPLGEGLVVDARIANQDIGDVRVGQRAVVKVRAYDFARHGALEGEVVRVDPDATVQNEGETPTYGIRVMTAKGYLGGDPSAQPVVPGMMVDVELNAGERTVLSYLTDRIFKVREEAFRDG
- a CDS encoding peptidase domain-containing ABC transporter — translated: MADPTASTDATAAGAPVPDGLLHSFRRYCRHVDRPLSEAEIRAAAPVDDEVLDVRRLLLVAERLGFVARALPTTRRRLQRLETPFLLVGREPGAGWLIRGRVGESLVQVDPLTGKADAVEIEEVLARAPRLIQLRPGVPRAVRSVWHDVVRPRLRPVLVEIGVASVVLNLLALIMPIFLMTVYNKVINHGALGTLDVLAIGMVTLFLFEWLLRGARGYIAAYAGGRLDAAVGGEVVHHLLHLPFRAFELMPTGQVLERLRQLDALRQFFTSQMPLLLVDLGFVGLFLAVLFVVAPTLGWVTLGAMPLFILLSLAVHKRQQGLVESSFQAMAAKSSALNEVMSHAATVKALGLEPEMERRFERRLADAAWSSFRAGNLSSLVTSSSQALQAVTALLIVYVGARAIISGDLTIGALVAANILSARALQPMRQVVGAWQQIQAVREAMNRLDDLVRQPAEGSGRIALPGTRLQGRIRFEKVGYRYGPELQHALDGVELDVPPGTLLAVIGPPGSGKSTLARLILGLDQPTEGRILLDGMDVRQLPPALVRRQIGMVPQDIQLFAGTIAENIALGAPDRSLERVVAAARFVGLDDAITRLPDGYATRLGERGAGLSAGQRQLLCIARALVRNPRILVLDEATSALDSASEAFVLGNLKRAARGRTIVLVTHRLPAAAMADRVVMLKQGQLVREGSPGEVVAFARARPVAASVPSA